A window of Infirmifilum lucidum contains these coding sequences:
- a CDS encoding MFS transporter: MSGRRSIGLVIASLSLLVLSYFMGYYMLNPIMRTLHEEGLIPGATEEEWRYYGGLVATALQGVGLVLSFAWGVLADKYGRRQVIFLLALIMGAGMILVSTATNYTQLLSFFLLFGVGYVGVGPAIYAFISDAVPPESRGRGYASYYVSSVLAMIVAIITAGVLLPWRFAYTISGALVLVTATILYFSSRGITVGFSEAGREIRTYKFREALPSLKKKTVLLVLLMIVPWTIPWGMLSVWSIDYIQTRWGVTKGTASLVIALATLSIAIGHIVGGSLSDRLVKRGDLGGRTKVSILGVALGYVAMLSMICYPYPHGDANFTALLLPASLAVFGMTFTTFAYPNINTILSEVVVPEHRGTVFAVYSILNNLGWTLGPTFYPWLMGALFKTGDVVVSMTLAASATVSLWLLALLMWVLIHKFYPGDKI, from the coding sequence ATGAGCGGGAGACGCAGTATAGGCCTAGTCATTGCTTCTCTCTCGCTACTCGTCCTCTCCTACTTCATGGGCTACTACATGCTTAACCCCATCATGCGCACACTACACGAGGAGGGCCTTATCCCCGGTGCCACTGAAGAGGAGTGGAGGTACTACGGCGGCCTGGTAGCCACTGCATTGCAGGGTGTAGGCCTTGTCCTGTCATTCGCGTGGGGCGTTCTAGCAGACAAGTACGGGAGAAGGCAGGTGATATTCCTCCTGGCCCTCATCATGGGGGCTGGGATGATCCTGGTCTCAACGGCTACGAACTATACACAGCTGTTAAGCTTCTTCCTCCTCTTTGGAGTGGGCTATGTCGGAGTAGGGCCGGCGATATATGCCTTTATCTCGGACGCCGTCCCTCCCGAGAGTAGGGGGAGGGGCTATGCCTCCTATTACGTCTCTAGTGTTCTGGCAATGATCGTGGCTATAATCACAGCAGGCGTTCTTCTCCCGTGGAGATTTGCCTACACGATCTCTGGGGCTCTGGTTCTCGTCACGGCCACTATACTGTATTTCTCTTCAAGAGGGATAACCGTAGGGTTCTCGGAGGCGGGAAGAGAGATTAGAACTTACAAGTTCAGAGAGGCTCTGCCGAGCCTGAAGAAGAAGACTGTCTTACTAGTTCTTCTGATGATTGTTCCGTGGACGATACCCTGGGGGATGCTCAGCGTATGGTCCATAGACTACATTCAGACCAGGTGGGGCGTGACTAAGGGGACAGCCTCCCTAGTAATTGCACTAGCAACTCTCTCCATAGCAATTGGACATATCGTCGGCGGGAGCCTCAGCGACAGGCTAGTAAAGAGGGGCGACTTGGGCGGCAGGACTAAAGTATCAATCTTAGGCGTTGCTCTCGGCTATGTAGCCATGTTATCGATGATCTGCTACCCTTACCCCCATGGAGACGCTAATTTTACAGCCCTCCTGTTACCTGCAAGCTTAGCAGTGTTCGGAATGACGTTCACCACCTTCGCGTACCCGAATATAAACACTATCCTCAGTGAAGTTGTAGTTCCGGAGCATAGGGGCACAGTCTTCGCCGTCTACAGTATCCTAAACAACCTTGGGTGGACACTGGGCCCCACGTTCTACCCCTGGCTCATGGGGGCACTGTTCAAGACAGGGGACGTTGTTGTCTCGATGACTCTCGCTGCCTCTGCCACGGTGTCTCTATGGCTCCTTGCACTACTGATGTGGGTTCTAATTCACAAGTTCTACCCAGGCGATAAAATCTAG
- a CDS encoding adenylate kinase family protein, translating to MERIRLTLLGPPGVGKGTYAARLSQLFGIPHISTGELLRREVAKGSPLGEEISRFMSQGALVSDAIVNMILFERLAMPDCKRGFVLDGYPRTLAQAEALEERFPVDLAIFLWAPLEVVVERLSGRLYCPACGEVYHEKWRPPVKHGVCDKCGGTLTRRTDDSPEIIAKRYREYLDSSRTLVEFYEKRGKFIFFDASGDSRALCPLLVEKVSRALREGAISRL from the coding sequence GTGGAAAGGATAAGGCTAACTCTCCTAGGACCACCCGGTGTTGGAAAGGGCACGTACGCGGCGAGACTCTCTCAGCTATTCGGCATCCCCCATATCTCCACCGGTGAACTGCTCCGGCGTGAAGTTGCAAAGGGTTCTCCTCTAGGAGAGGAAATTTCGCGTTTTATGTCCCAGGGGGCTCTCGTCTCAGACGCTATCGTAAACATGATTCTATTCGAGAGGTTGGCAATGCCGGACTGCAAGCGCGGTTTCGTCCTCGACGGTTACCCACGCACGCTAGCCCAGGCCGAGGCCCTCGAGGAGAGGTTCCCCGTAGACCTCGCCATCTTCCTCTGGGCCCCGCTGGAAGTTGTAGTGGAACGGCTTTCCGGCAGGCTCTACTGCCCGGCGTGCGGTGAAGTATATCACGAGAAGTGGAGGCCTCCGGTAAAGCACGGAGTTTGTGACAAGTGTGGGGGCACGCTCACCAGGAGAACTGATGACAGCCCTGAAATTATAGCGAAGAGGTATAGGGAGTACCTTGACTCCTCTAGGACTCTCGTAGAGTTTTACGAGAAAAGGGGGAAGTTCATCTTCTTCGACGCGAGCGGGGATTCCCGGGCCCTTTGCCCGCTCCTAGTAGAGAAGGTAAGTAGAGCCCTGCGTGAAGGCGCGATATCAAGGTTATAA
- a CDS encoding transglutaminase-like domain-containing protein, whose product MKTVDEWNILYFMTEKLPPRIASLIESGEFTRASEEIKKILPEVEGSKRLRLLYELDRMKRLGREYPYSFHEAFALASEEVPSLSREEFESLISRGCVDNMRVDGHLLVFRRFIPNMFWLCPELKERRRRKTSELEEIAREALRNRAQRVAEASSGEPQYVLPLKYTVRFALRVKPRERCSGKLRVWVPIPREDSINREVRILEAEPRPKAIAPPDHPQRTAYFELEDEYSVVLTYEYTSYGFNAKLDSNKAYVDESSEVFKEYTVEKPPHIVFTGYLVSLTRSIVGDEKNPLLKAKKIWEWITTNVRYTYAQDYALYDNISEYVARNRRGDCGMQAILFITMARIAGIPARWQSGWYMNPVRPGMHDWAQMYIEPYGWVYVDPSFGNKRRGEEWRNTFYFGSIEGYRLAANIDVSTQFYPPKKHFRSDPVDNQQGEVECDDRNLYYDEWESRLEIVEVERLT is encoded by the coding sequence GTGAAAACAGTAGATGAATGGAATATCCTGTATTTCATGACCGAGAAACTACCCCCTCGCATAGCGTCGCTCATAGAATCGGGCGAGTTCACTAGAGCTTCTGAAGAGATAAAGAAGATCCTACCAGAAGTAGAGGGATCCAAGCGGCTAAGGCTGTTGTACGAGCTTGACAGGATGAAGAGGCTCGGGAGAGAGTACCCGTACTCGTTCCACGAGGCATTCGCCCTTGCCTCGGAGGAGGTACCCTCGCTCTCGCGTGAGGAGTTCGAGTCCCTCATATCTAGGGGCTGCGTTGATAACATGAGAGTAGACGGCCACCTCCTGGTATTCCGGCGCTTCATCCCCAACATGTTCTGGCTTTGCCCAGAACTTAAAGAGAGGAGGAGGCGGAAAACAAGTGAGCTAGAGGAGATCGCCAGAGAGGCGTTGAGAAACAGGGCGCAGCGGGTTGCAGAAGCCTCTAGCGGCGAGCCTCAGTATGTTCTACCGCTGAAATACACGGTGAGATTCGCCTTGAGAGTCAAGCCCCGCGAGCGTTGCAGCGGGAAGCTGAGAGTGTGGGTTCCAATTCCTAGGGAGGACTCCATCAACCGTGAAGTGAGAATACTGGAGGCTGAGCCCCGGCCTAAAGCTATAGCGCCCCCAGACCACCCCCAGAGAACTGCCTATTTCGAGCTGGAGGACGAGTATAGTGTCGTCCTAACGTACGAGTACACATCCTATGGTTTCAACGCGAAGCTCGACTCCAACAAGGCGTACGTTGACGAGTCGAGCGAGGTGTTCAAGGAGTACACTGTAGAGAAGCCGCCGCACATTGTCTTCACGGGCTACCTCGTGAGCCTAACCAGGAGTATTGTGGGCGACGAGAAAAACCCGCTACTAAAGGCCAAGAAGATATGGGAGTGGATAACCACAAATGTGCGATACACTTATGCCCAGGACTACGCACTCTACGACAACATAAGCGAATACGTGGCGAGGAACAGGCGAGGCGACTGTGGGATGCAAGCAATCCTCTTCATAACAATGGCTAGGATCGCCGGTATACCTGCCCGCTGGCAGTCTGGGTGGTACATGAATCCAGTTAGGCCAGGCATGCACGACTGGGCGCAGATGTACATCGAGCCGTATGGGTGGGTTTACGTTGACCCGAGCTTCGGGAACAAGAGGAGAGGGGAGGAGTGGCGCAACACCTTCTACTTTGGGTCAATTGAGGGTTACAGGCTCGCGGCAAACATCGATGTCTCGACGCAGTTCTACCCCCCGAAGAAGCACTTCAGGTCTGACCCCGTCGACAACCAGCAAGGGGAGGTAGAGTGCGACGACAGGAACCTATACTACGACGAGTGGGAGAGCAGACTGGAGATAGTCGAAGTAGAAAGACTGACGTGA